The Microbacterium sp. KUDC0406 genome includes a window with the following:
- a CDS encoding glycosyltransferase yields MNAAPFDPASAAIVIVTYNRSHLLQGLLTSIRAMDPKPGRVVIVDNASADDTTEVVESFRADIGTEIVYRRLETNTGGSGGFSEGMRTAYELGSEWIWMMDDDVEVLPEGLARMGAWAPRFKSIQGRRYDYDGSEFYWQYRIADRMGIPIPFAPSGFDGAGYREMNSGCFEGMFIHRSIVKSIGLPDPRFFIYWDDQVYGWLASRQTTAVIVDEFVLRRTREIVQWDLGIRHLNASSNAYRYYIMRNRAFIKHYYREHGVYSPVLFGAGTALTFFKELIRLVFVERTVRGTSNLFRGLRDGGKIGRDRNWRPMRPLEA; encoded by the coding sequence GTGAACGCCGCCCCGTTCGATCCGGCCTCGGCGGCGATCGTCATCGTCACCTACAATCGCTCGCACCTGCTGCAAGGACTGCTCACCAGCATCCGCGCGATGGACCCGAAGCCCGGCCGCGTGGTGATCGTCGACAACGCCTCGGCCGACGACACCACCGAGGTCGTGGAGTCGTTCCGCGCCGACATCGGCACGGAGATCGTCTACCGGCGCCTGGAGACCAACACAGGTGGCTCCGGCGGATTCAGCGAGGGCATGCGCACCGCATACGAGCTCGGCTCCGAGTGGATCTGGATGATGGACGACGACGTCGAGGTGCTCCCCGAGGGCCTGGCCCGGATGGGCGCGTGGGCGCCTCGCTTCAAGAGCATCCAGGGACGCCGCTACGACTACGACGGCAGCGAGTTCTACTGGCAGTACCGCATCGCCGACCGGATGGGCATCCCGATCCCCTTCGCACCGTCGGGATTCGACGGCGCCGGATACCGCGAGATGAACAGCGGATGCTTCGAAGGCATGTTCATCCACCGCTCGATCGTGAAGAGCATCGGTCTCCCCGACCCGCGGTTCTTCATCTACTGGGACGACCAGGTGTACGGGTGGCTGGCATCGCGGCAGACCACCGCCGTGATCGTGGACGAGTTCGTCCTGCGCCGCACGCGTGAGATCGTGCAGTGGGACCTCGGCATCCGTCACCTGAACGCCTCGAGCAACGCCTACCGGTACTACATCATGCGCAATCGCGCGTTCATCAAGCACTACTACCGCGAGCACGGCGTGTACAGCCCCGTGCTGTTCGGTGCCGGTACCGCACTGACGTTCTTCAAGGAATTGATCCGGCTGGTGTTCGTCGAGCGCACCGTGCGCGGCACGAGCAACCTCTTCCGCGGCCTTCGCGACGGCGGCAAGATCGGCCGCGATCGCAACTGGCGCCCGATGAGACCACTGGAGGCCTGA
- a CDS encoding ABC transporter ATP-binding protein, giving the protein MAAAIEVRGLGVRFRRNRRGNRTLKDLFAGASRRSRPGEFWALRDVSFSVAPGEAIGVVGRNGQGKSTLLRLVAGVLLPDQGTVKVNGGVAPLIELTGGFVGDLTVRENVRLTAGLHGMAKDEITRRYDGMIAFAELEDFQDTPYKHLSNGMKVRLAFSVVSQLEEPIMLVDEVLAVGDKAFRDKCYARIDELLADGRTLFFVSHSERDLRRFCTRGLYLNKGELVLDGPIGEVLDRYNADSAAR; this is encoded by the coding sequence ATGGCTGCTGCGATCGAGGTCAGAGGACTCGGAGTCCGGTTCCGGCGCAACCGCCGGGGCAACCGCACGCTCAAAGATCTGTTCGCCGGTGCCAGCCGCCGTTCGCGGCCGGGTGAGTTCTGGGCGCTGCGCGATGTGTCGTTCTCGGTCGCCCCGGGAGAGGCGATCGGCGTCGTCGGCCGGAACGGCCAGGGCAAGTCGACTCTGCTGCGCCTCGTCGCCGGCGTGCTCCTGCCCGACCAGGGCACAGTGAAGGTCAACGGCGGCGTCGCGCCCCTGATCGAGCTGACCGGAGGGTTCGTCGGCGACCTGACCGTGCGCGAGAACGTGCGTCTCACCGCCGGGCTGCACGGAATGGCCAAGGACGAGATCACCCGCCGATACGACGGCATGATCGCCTTCGCCGAGCTCGAGGACTTCCAGGACACCCCGTACAAGCATCTGTCCAACGGCATGAAGGTTCGTCTGGCGTTCTCGGTCGTGTCGCAGCTCGAAGAGCCCATCATGCTCGTCGACGAGGTGCTCGCCGTCGGCGACAAGGCGTTCCGCGACAAGTGCTACGCACGCATCGATGAACTTCTCGCCGACGGCCGGACACTGTTCTTCGTCAGCCACAGCGAACGCGATCTGCGCCGGTTCTGCACGCGGGGGCTCTACCTGAACAAGGGCGAGCTGGTGCTGGACGGGCCGATCGGCGAAGTGCTGGACCGGTACAACGCCGACAGCGCCGCACGCTGA
- a CDS encoding ABC transporter permease: MVTTVGAPGTPRRYFHSLWLLSARDLKVRYSTSALGYLWSVLDPLVMSAIYWFVFTVIFHRTVGEEPYIVFLIAALLPWVWFNTSVGDFTRAFKKDSRLVRSTAIPRSIWVNRIVLSKGIEFLFSLPVLAIFVIVNLLSEENPDHVVHIGWGALLFPVAILWQTVLLIGLGLLIAPLCALYTDLERTTGLILRALFYATPIIYSVDNMPGAFKTIGAFNPMAGIVSMYRMAFFSDQWDGKVMIIGAIVTLVIVGLGVWTFRTLERPVLKEL; the protein is encoded by the coding sequence ATGGTGACGACAGTGGGGGCGCCGGGCACGCCCCGGCGTTATTTCCACTCACTCTGGCTGCTCTCCGCACGCGACCTGAAGGTGCGCTATTCCACGAGCGCTCTGGGGTACCTGTGGTCCGTGCTCGACCCGCTGGTGATGAGCGCGATCTACTGGTTCGTCTTCACGGTGATCTTCCACCGCACGGTGGGCGAGGAGCCGTACATCGTCTTCCTGATCGCCGCGCTGCTGCCGTGGGTGTGGTTCAACACCTCTGTGGGCGACTTCACCCGTGCCTTCAAGAAGGACTCCCGACTGGTGCGCTCCACCGCGATTCCGCGGTCGATCTGGGTGAATCGCATCGTGCTGAGCAAGGGCATCGAGTTCCTGTTCTCGCTCCCGGTGCTCGCGATCTTCGTCATCGTCAACCTGTTGTCCGAAGAGAACCCCGACCATGTCGTGCACATCGGCTGGGGCGCTCTCCTGTTCCCCGTGGCGATCCTCTGGCAGACGGTGCTCCTGATCGGGCTCGGCCTGCTGATCGCGCCGCTGTGCGCCCTGTACACAGACCTCGAGCGCACGACGGGTCTCATCCTGCGCGCCCTGTTCTACGCGACGCCGATCATCTACAGCGTCGACAACATGCCCGGGGCGTTCAAGACCATCGGTGCGTTCAACCCGATGGCCGGCATCGTCTCGATGTATCGGATGGCGTTCTTCTCAGACCAGTGGGATGGCAAGGTCATGATCATCGGAGCGATCGTCACCCTCGTGATCGTGGGCCTGGGCGTGTGGACCTTCCGCACCCTCGAGCGGCCCGTTCTGAAGGAGCTGTGA
- the glf gene encoding UDP-galactopyranose mutase — protein MDLLVVGSGFFGLTIAERAADAGRKVTVIDRRPHIGGNAYSEAESETGIEVHRYGAHLFHTSNPTVWEYVNRFTTFTGYVHRVYTTHKGTVFPMPVNLGTINQFFQSAYTPDQARALVREQAGEFDVKTAANFEEKGIALVGRPLFEAFFRDYTAKQWQTDPHELSGDIISRLPVRYTYDNRYFNDTWEGLPTDGYTAWLERMADHPNIEVKLGVDFFDESQPLNKRSVIGQVPVVYTGPVDRYFDYAEGALSWRTLDFEQEVLNVGDFQGTSVMNYPDMDVPYTRIHEFKHFHPERKDVYESDRTVIMREFSRFANRDDEPYYPVNTPADRTGLLAYRELAKGEQDVHFGGRLGTYQYLDMHMAIGSALSMWRNDLAGESV, from the coding sequence ATGGATCTTCTTGTCGTGGGGTCGGGTTTCTTCGGCCTGACCATCGCCGAGCGCGCCGCGGATGCAGGGCGCAAGGTGACCGTCATAGACCGCCGCCCGCATATCGGCGGCAACGCGTACAGCGAGGCGGAGTCCGAGACGGGGATCGAGGTGCACCGCTATGGTGCGCACCTGTTCCACACCTCGAACCCGACAGTGTGGGAGTACGTCAACAGGTTCACCACGTTCACCGGCTACGTGCACCGTGTCTACACGACGCACAAGGGCACGGTCTTCCCGATGCCGGTGAACCTGGGCACGATCAACCAGTTCTTCCAGTCGGCCTACACGCCCGATCAGGCCCGCGCACTGGTGCGGGAGCAGGCCGGCGAGTTCGACGTCAAGACGGCGGCGAACTTCGAGGAGAAGGGCATCGCCCTGGTCGGGCGGCCGCTGTTCGAGGCCTTCTTCCGCGACTACACGGCCAAGCAGTGGCAGACCGACCCGCATGAGCTGTCCGGCGACATCATCAGCCGTCTGCCGGTGCGGTACACCTACGACAACCGCTACTTCAACGACACCTGGGAAGGGCTGCCCACCGACGGCTACACGGCGTGGCTGGAGCGGATGGCCGATCACCCGAACATCGAGGTGAAGCTCGGAGTCGACTTCTTCGACGAGTCGCAGCCGCTGAACAAGCGCTCCGTGATCGGACAGGTGCCCGTCGTGTACACCGGGCCCGTCGACCGCTACTTCGACTACGCCGAGGGCGCACTGTCGTGGCGCACGCTCGACTTCGAACAGGAGGTGCTGAACGTCGGTGACTTCCAGGGCACCAGCGTGATGAACTACCCCGACATGGACGTGCCCTACACGCGCATCCACGAGTTCAAGCACTTCCATCCGGAGCGCAAGGACGTCTACGAGTCCGACAGGACCGTCATCATGCGGGAGTTCTCCCGCTTCGCGAACCGGGACGACGAGCCCTACTACCCGGTGAACACGCCGGCCGACCGCACCGGCCTGCTCGCGTACCGTGAGCTCGCGAAGGGCGAGCAGGACGTGCACTTCGGCGGACGGCTCGGCACCTACCAGTACCTCGACATGCACATGGCCATCGGCTCTGCCCTGTCGATGTGGCGCAACGACCTCGCCGGCGAGAGCGTCTGA
- a CDS encoding nucleotide sugar dehydrogenase, with the protein MRIAVVALGKIGLPLAVQFASSGHDVIGVDVNQRAVDTINSGVEPFPGEAHLQEKLAELIPAGRLRATTDYAEAIPGADAVVLVAPVFVDDETWEPDFKYMDSATRSLAEHLTPGTLVSYETTLPVGTTRTRWKPMLEEGSGLTEGVDFHVVYSPERVLTGRVFADLRKYPKLIGALSDEGTRRAREFYEAVLQFDERPDLNQPNGVWDLGSTEASEMAKLAETTYRDVNIGLANQFGVFAANHGIDVYKVIEACNSQPYSHIHRPGIAVGGHCIPVYPRLYLSTDPDADIVRVARQFNASMPERLVAQAAGVLGDLTGRRAVVLGAAYRGGVKETAFSGVFPTVAALKQRGAEVFVHDPLYTDDELRGLGFEPFAIGDAAELAVLQTDHADYKTMSPAQIPGIKLLVDGRNATDAALWAGTPRIVVGAAA; encoded by the coding sequence ATGCGTATCGCCGTCGTGGCCCTCGGAAAGATCGGGCTTCCTCTCGCCGTCCAGTTCGCCTCTTCCGGTCATGACGTCATCGGCGTCGATGTCAATCAGAGGGCCGTCGACACGATCAACTCCGGCGTCGAGCCGTTCCCAGGCGAGGCGCACCTGCAGGAGAAGCTCGCCGAGCTGATCCCTGCCGGACGCCTGCGCGCCACCACCGACTACGCCGAGGCCATCCCCGGTGCGGATGCCGTGGTGCTCGTCGCCCCCGTGTTCGTGGACGACGAGACCTGGGAGCCGGACTTCAAGTACATGGACTCCGCGACGCGTTCGCTCGCCGAGCACCTGACCCCGGGAACGCTGGTCTCGTACGAGACCACGTTGCCTGTGGGCACCACCCGCACCCGCTGGAAGCCGATGCTGGAGGAGGGCTCCGGGCTCACCGAGGGCGTCGACTTCCATGTCGTGTACTCGCCCGAGCGCGTGCTCACCGGTCGTGTTTTCGCCGACCTGCGCAAGTACCCCAAGCTCATCGGCGCGCTCTCCGATGAGGGTACGCGTCGGGCTCGTGAGTTCTACGAGGCGGTGCTGCAGTTCGACGAGCGTCCCGACCTCAACCAGCCGAACGGCGTGTGGGACCTCGGCTCGACCGAGGCATCCGAGATGGCCAAGCTCGCCGAGACGACCTACCGTGACGTGAACATCGGCCTCGCGAACCAGTTCGGCGTCTTCGCTGCGAACCACGGGATCGACGTGTACAAGGTGATCGAGGCGTGCAACTCGCAGCCCTACAGCCACATCCACCGTCCCGGCATCGCCGTCGGCGGGCACTGCATCCCGGTGTATCCGCGACTGTACCTCTCGACCGATCCTGATGCGGACATCGTCCGCGTGGCGCGGCAGTTCAACGCCTCGATGCCGGAGCGACTCGTCGCGCAGGCCGCGGGGGTGCTGGGCGATCTGACCGGCCGCCGTGCGGTCGTGCTCGGCGCTGCGTACCGTGGGGGTGTGAAGGAGACCGCGTTCTCCGGGGTCTTCCCGACCGTCGCGGCACTGAAGCAGCGCGGTGCCGAGGTGTTCGTACACGACCCGCTGTACACCGATGACGAGCTGCGCGGACTCGGGTTCGAGCCGTTCGCGATCGGGGATGCCGCCGAGCTCGCGGTCCTGCAGACCGATCACGCCGACTACAAGACCATGTCTCCGGCGCAGATCCCCGGGATCAAGCTGCTCGTGGACGGCCGCAATGCCACGGATGCCGCGCTCTGGGCCGGAACCCCGCGCATCGTCGTCGGTGCCGCGGCCTGA
- the wecB gene encoding non-hydrolyzing UDP-N-acetylglucosamine 2-epimerase: MKIVSVVGARPQFVKLAPIHKAALAAGVEHVIVHTGQHYDPMLSDVFFEDLGIGTPDVHLGVGSGSHGVQTGAMLAALDGVFDEHRPDWVLVYGDTNSTVAAALSAVKMHIPVAHLEAGLRSFNRRMPEEHNRVMTDHAADLLLAPTQVAVDHLSTEGLAERTVLVGDVMTDVLYEVRDQVGSAPSALLEELGLDAGGYYLATIHRAENTDDPARLADIAAALGGLDRPVVLLAHPRVVAKAATHGIELNQGTLIAHAPLAYPDLIAAALSSAGVVTDSGGLQKEAFLLRVPCTTVRTETEWVETVELGWNVLANTAEEIAAGVTRPRPADTEAAPYGDGHAAERVVEVLMHAGAGTRP, from the coding sequence GTGAAGATCGTCAGCGTCGTGGGCGCGCGCCCGCAGTTCGTCAAGCTCGCTCCCATCCACAAGGCCGCGCTCGCCGCCGGCGTCGAGCACGTGATCGTGCACACCGGCCAGCACTACGACCCGATGCTCTCGGACGTCTTCTTCGAGGACCTCGGCATCGGTACACCCGACGTTCACCTGGGCGTCGGCAGCGGTTCGCACGGCGTGCAGACCGGCGCGATGCTCGCCGCCCTCGACGGCGTGTTCGACGAGCACCGCCCCGACTGGGTGCTCGTCTACGGCGACACCAACTCGACCGTCGCCGCCGCGCTCAGCGCCGTGAAGATGCACATCCCCGTGGCGCACCTCGAGGCGGGGCTCCGCAGCTTCAACCGACGGATGCCCGAGGAGCACAACCGGGTGATGACAGATCACGCTGCCGATCTGCTGCTCGCGCCGACCCAGGTCGCCGTCGACCATCTCTCGACCGAAGGCCTCGCCGAGCGCACCGTGCTGGTCGGCGACGTCATGACCGATGTGCTGTACGAGGTGCGCGATCAGGTCGGCTCCGCGCCGTCCGCGCTTCTCGAGGAACTCGGCCTCGACGCCGGTGGTTACTATCTGGCCACGATCCACCGCGCCGAGAACACCGACGACCCGGCTCGCCTCGCCGACATCGCCGCCGCGCTCGGCGGACTCGACCGGCCGGTGGTGCTGCTCGCGCACCCTCGCGTAGTCGCCAAGGCTGCCACCCACGGCATCGAGCTGAACCAGGGCACGCTCATCGCGCATGCGCCGCTGGCCTACCCCGACCTGATCGCCGCCGCGCTGTCCAGCGCCGGCGTGGTGACCGACTCCGGCGGTCTGCAGAAGGAGGCCTTCCTGCTGCGCGTGCCGTGCACGACCGTCCGCACCGAGACCGAATGGGTGGAGACGGTCGAGCTCGGCTGGAATGTGCTCGCCAACACCGCCGAGGAGATCGCGGCCGGCGTGACCCGCCCGCGCCCGGCCGACACGGAAGCTGCCCCATATGGCGACGGCCACGCCGCGGAGCGCGTCGTGGAGGTGCTGATGCACGCGGGCGCCGGAACGCGCCCGTAG
- a CDS encoding glycosyltransferase, translating to MRPHLLYTAWSFPPSRAGGVYRALATVNAFAADGWDVTVLTVPREIFESSTGVDASLEEQLASGVRVLRVDPGSTAHLSDLHRWSRFRARNIEMWRGVERMRDLLRFPELTYGRWRPRLERAAAAVHAQRPVDLAIGTANPNVDFTAGAHLSRRFGVPYVMDYRDAWGLDVFTGEALGSLVPGRARTERRLLAGAAEIWFVNEPIRAWHAQNFGLAERMHVVANGYDEYEVPLAVPVRPGRDEGVVFGYIGTMSDQVPVEPLVRAWRLARERGTIAAADRLVIHGYVGHSGTGTAADALAEAAGDGVIFRGPVSKSRIGETYAGFDALVLALGTGKYVTSGKVYEYAATGIPIVSVHDPGNAATDVVRDAPGWVGTRSLAPEDIADALIAMAGIAARQTPEERAAAQQWGAQFARRAQLVPRIDALRGLVEGAA from the coding sequence ATGAGACCGCACCTGCTGTACACCGCGTGGAGCTTCCCGCCGAGCCGCGCGGGCGGCGTGTACCGCGCGCTCGCGACGGTGAACGCCTTCGCCGCCGACGGATGGGACGTGACCGTGCTGACGGTCCCGCGCGAGATCTTCGAGTCCAGCACCGGTGTGGACGCGTCTCTCGAGGAGCAGCTGGCGTCCGGTGTGCGAGTGCTGCGCGTCGACCCCGGTTCGACCGCCCACCTCAGCGATCTGCACCGCTGGAGTCGTTTCCGAGCGCGCAATATCGAGATGTGGCGCGGCGTCGAACGGATGCGGGATCTCCTGCGTTTCCCCGAGCTGACCTACGGCCGGTGGCGGCCGCGTCTCGAGAGGGCTGCGGCAGCGGTGCACGCTCAGCGGCCCGTCGACCTGGCGATCGGCACGGCCAACCCAAACGTCGATTTCACAGCGGGCGCCCACCTGTCGCGTCGCTTCGGCGTCCCGTACGTGATGGACTACCGCGACGCCTGGGGACTCGACGTGTTCACCGGCGAGGCACTCGGCAGCCTGGTGCCGGGGCGGGCCAGGACGGAGCGGCGGCTACTGGCCGGCGCGGCCGAGATATGGTTCGTGAACGAACCGATCCGCGCCTGGCATGCGCAGAATTTCGGTCTCGCGGAGCGGATGCACGTCGTCGCGAACGGCTACGACGAGTACGAGGTGCCACTCGCGGTTCCGGTGCGCCCCGGCCGAGATGAAGGCGTGGTGTTCGGATACATCGGGACCATGTCGGACCAGGTGCCCGTCGAGCCGCTTGTGAGGGCGTGGCGCCTGGCCAGGGAGCGCGGCACGATCGCTGCGGCGGACCGGCTGGTGATCCACGGATACGTGGGGCACTCCGGCACAGGGACGGCGGCGGATGCGCTGGCTGAAGCGGCCGGCGACGGTGTGATCTTCCGCGGCCCGGTCAGCAAGTCCCGCATCGGCGAGACGTACGCCGGCTTCGACGCGCTGGTCCTCGCGCTGGGCACCGGAAAGTACGTCACGAGCGGCAAGGTCTACGAGTACGCGGCCACCGGCATCCCGATCGTGTCGGTGCACGATCCCGGGAATGCGGCGACCGACGTCGTGCGGGATGCTCCCGGCTGGGTCGGCACCCGGTCGCTGGCTCCGGAGGACATCGCCGACGCGCTGATCGCCATGGCGGGGATCGCCGCCCGCCAGACGCCTGAGGAGCGGGCCGCAGCGCAGCAGTGGGGCGCGCAGTTCGCCCGCCGCGCACAGCTGGTTCCTCGCATCGACGCGCTGCGCGGACTGGTGGAGGGTGCCGCATGA
- a CDS encoding ABC transporter ATP-binding protein, whose product MLPASAGRFLLVFGVVSAVLAIIDVTALMLLALTLAGTVAGEGASLPVIGTIPQDRLVWLILILAAVVIAKSAANVWLQWIATRRFASYELAVGQELFGAYIRSSWTDRISRNSAQIVAMTDSAIANVVAGFLLPVTTLPGLLVTSVGVVAVIVVAQPITALITIVYLGGIALLQYFVLSGKTRQAARVARDSSLRVAALISGMIASLKEITLRDKADEVTRVVGETRSRTSQARANSSFLAAVPRFVFDAAIIGGFIVVGGGAYLTNGGDMNATISAVAVFGVAGFRLVPSLTGFQTVLTRTTTAAPYVELVIADVEESKKYHADREKLGHDPLPQDPQALRLEEVSFAFPGSAVAAVRDVSLDIPLGSTVGIAGASGAGKSTLVDLLLGLLTPTAGTIRIDDRPLGDVLRAWRTHVGYVPQEVTLFDGTIAQNIALTWSDDYDRIRVEEAARRAQLWSVIESRADGLDTRVGERGLSLSGGQRQRLGIARALYNDPLVLVLDEATSALDTKTEADVAEAIRELRGDVTVIAVAHRLSTIREYDQIVFMQDGTIGAQGTFDEVVASNPAFAAQARLAGLA is encoded by the coding sequence ATGCTTCCGGCGTCCGCAGGCAGATTCCTGCTCGTGTTCGGCGTCGTGTCCGCGGTGCTCGCGATCATCGATGTCACAGCTCTGATGCTGCTCGCCCTCACGCTTGCGGGAACAGTGGCCGGCGAGGGTGCGTCCCTGCCGGTGATCGGAACGATTCCGCAGGACCGCCTGGTCTGGCTGATCCTCATCCTGGCAGCCGTGGTCATCGCCAAGTCCGCGGCGAACGTCTGGCTGCAGTGGATAGCCACGCGGCGTTTCGCCAGCTACGAGCTCGCCGTCGGCCAGGAGCTGTTCGGCGCCTATATCCGGTCGTCCTGGACCGATCGGATCTCCCGCAACAGCGCGCAGATCGTGGCGATGACCGACAGCGCGATCGCGAACGTCGTGGCCGGCTTCCTGCTGCCCGTCACGACCTTGCCCGGTCTGCTGGTCACCTCGGTCGGGGTCGTCGCCGTCATCGTCGTGGCCCAGCCGATCACCGCACTCATCACAATCGTGTACCTCGGCGGCATCGCGCTGCTCCAGTACTTCGTGCTGAGTGGCAAGACACGGCAGGCCGCCAGAGTCGCACGTGACTCCTCACTGCGCGTGGCCGCGCTGATCTCTGGGATGATCGCCTCGCTCAAAGAGATCACCCTCCGCGACAAGGCGGATGAGGTGACCAGGGTGGTGGGTGAGACGCGCTCGCGAACGTCGCAGGCGCGCGCGAACTCGAGCTTCCTCGCAGCCGTCCCTCGCTTCGTCTTCGACGCTGCGATCATCGGCGGGTTCATCGTCGTCGGCGGTGGCGCCTACCTCACCAACGGCGGCGACATGAACGCGACGATCTCGGCCGTCGCCGTGTTCGGTGTCGCCGGATTCCGCCTGGTGCCCTCGCTCACAGGGTTCCAGACGGTGCTGACGCGCACGACGACGGCCGCACCGTACGTCGAACTCGTCATCGCCGACGTCGAGGAGTCGAAGAAGTACCACGCCGATCGCGAGAAGCTCGGGCACGATCCGCTGCCGCAGGATCCGCAGGCGCTTCGCCTCGAGGAGGTCAGTTTCGCCTTCCCCGGCAGCGCCGTCGCAGCGGTGCGCGACGTCTCACTCGACATTCCGCTCGGCAGCACCGTCGGCATTGCGGGCGCATCTGGCGCGGGCAAGTCGACGCTCGTCGACCTGCTGCTGGGGCTGCTCACGCCGACCGCGGGGACCATCCGCATCGACGACCGGCCCCTGGGCGACGTGCTGAGGGCATGGCGGACTCATGTCGGCTACGTCCCCCAGGAGGTGACCCTCTTCGACGGCACGATCGCGCAGAACATCGCGCTCACCTGGAGCGACGACTACGACAGGATCCGCGTCGAGGAGGCCGCTCGCCGCGCCCAGCTGTGGAGCGTCATCGAGAGCCGGGCCGACGGCCTCGACACCCGGGTGGGCGAGCGCGGCCTGAGCCTGTCGGGCGGTCAGCGGCAACGGCTGGGCATCGCGCGAGCCCTCTACAACGATCCGCTGGTGCTCGTCCTCGACGAGGCGACCAGTGCCCTCGACACGAAGACGGAGGCGGATGTCGCCGAGGCGATCCGAGAACTCCGCGGCGACGTGACGGTCATCGCTGTCGCCCATCGCCTCAGCACTATCCGTGAGTACGATCAGATCGTCTTCATGCAGGATGGCACCATCGGTGCGCAGGGGACGTTCGACGAGGTCGTGGCATCCAACCCGGCGTTCGCCGCCCAGGCACGACTGGCAGGGCTGGCGTGA